CAGCGCTTTTCGGCGACCGTTAAGCATTTGCATTAGCCTGATATGTATTGTGCCTAACATCACCTCCATTAACTTAACATTGTTTTAACATTGGCTTAACTTACACTTAAAGATGTCGCTATAAATTTGCAACATCAAAGAAAGATAAGCCATGAAAAACACAATTAAAATATTAGCCGTTACAGCTTTTGCATTATTATTCAGCAGTTTATCATTTGCTGAAGGCCATCCAACTCATTTACCGGTTGCAACAGCAACTGTAAGTGGCACAGTTCAGGATATTAATTCCGGCGAATCGCTTGCTGGTGTTGCTGTATCAGTAGAAGGAACCGATTTGAAGGTTTACACTGATCTTGATGGTAATTTTACTATCAATAACCTTGAACCCGGAACTTACAATCTCATTCTTTCTATGATTTCATATAAAAACAGCTTAATTGAAAATGTTGAGCTGCAGGCTAATGATAAAGAAGAAATGGATATTAAACTCGACAACAAATAACCTCTGCCAGATACTTTGAAAGGAGCCATTTGAAATGGCTCCTTTTTTTGTTTCCGGCATTTTATATTTTAGTGATACATTTTCGGATGTGAAATGAGCAACCTGCGTTTTTACATCAAAAGCAACAAGGAAAGGTGCGGGCGTATTTTTATTTTAATCACCCGATCGCTATACATACCAAAGAGCAGAGGATGTTTATAATTCCGGAATGTTGCTTTAGCAGAGCAGTTCCCGTTTTTTTTCAATGACTACTGTATTTATAAATATCCCAATCGGCTCAATAAGCCAGTTAAGTAAAGCTTAGGTTTAAATTACAGAGAGAGCTAAAGTTGAGAGAAATTCTGTTGATAAAAACATAAACCGGTTGCAGCAAAATTGCAACCGGTTTATGATCTGATTTTATTAAAAACAAAGGCTGAATCGTGAGATTAACAGAACTAAAAAGCCTGGCTAAACAAGAGTTAAACTATAAACTATTCATACTCACGTTCCATAATCAGTTTGCCGGTTTCATCCCACTTTCGCCATATACCCGACCTTTTGCCAAGAATATAATGCATCTCATAAAGCAGATTACCATTGTTGTCCCAAACAAACCAGTCTCCGTTTTTTAAATCATTCTCATATCCGGCCTCGGCAGTTTTTACATTTTCTTCACTCCAGTTGTTCCACTTTCCTGTCTTCTTGCCTTCATCATATTCGCGTAATTCCTTTATGTTTCCGTTAGGGTAATACAGAATCATTTTACCGTGAACAAGGCCATTTTTGATATTTTGTTCCAGCTGGATTTTCCCATTTTCATCATACTCAATATTCTGGCCGGTAAATAGCATGCCTTTTTTATAATACCTACCGTCCTGATATTCCAGGTTTTGAGCAAATGCAAAGGCTCCAAGAGTCAGAAAAAGAATCGAAATCGCTATTTTTTTCATAATTATTTTGTGTTAAATCAATTGCCTCAGTTTTGCTGCTTCATGCAATAGCTAAAGATAATGAATATCAGTTAACCAAAATACATTCATCAGTTTTTCAAATGATTGCGGCATGACTGCTAAATAATCAGCAAATTGCCACTGATAGTTTTGATTTTGCCGATGAAGACTTACAAACTGAGAAATGAAAAGATTAAAAGAATTTATATCCCAGGCGAAGCTGAAAAGTTGTACCCTGATTCAATTTGGTAAAAAACTGGTCAGCTGTGTTATAAGATACAAACACCGATTCTTTCTTTTGATTCAGGATATTCTCAATTTTCAAACCAATCTGCATACGTTTATTCTTGCCGAATGATTTATTGGTATTCAGATTGAGGCTATGAAATTGTTTTGAATAAATATCCGGACGATCGACAATACCGACTATCTCAAGAGTTTGTCCTTGTACATTGTAATAAACTCCAGCCTCAAAACCTTTCCAGAAACCCATTTCACCGCCATTATAAGCCAAACCGGCATTGACAATAAAAGGAGCTTGTCCGGCCATATCGCGATAATTATCAATTGACTGTCCATTCCGGGCATTTTCAATTCTCGACTGATATTCAGTATTGCTCAGTTTTATTTTTGAACGGGTGAGAGTCAGATTGGCAGAAAAAGAGAAATTGCTCAATGTCTGGCTTATAATATCGAGATTTTTTCTCAATTCTAGTTCAACGCCGGCAACTTCTCCATCGCCCACATTTCGGGGTTGGAAAGCGCCCACAAGCGTGGCAAACTGCACAATTTCAATAGGTTTGCTAAACGACTTATAAAAAGCCCCCAATGAAACAGTTTCTCCTTTTTGGCCAAACAATTCCCACCTGATGTCATAATTCTGAATATTGGTGCTTTGAAGCTTTCCATCCCAATATTCAATACCTGCAAAATCATTGGCATCGCGGAATAAACCACCAATAAAAGTCCGGCCTGTAATTGGATCAAAGATTTCAGCATAAGACAACTCTTTGAATGAAGGACGGGCAATTGTTTTAGCATAAGAAACCCTGATATTCTGGTTTTTTGTAACGTTGTAAATAAGATTTACCGTCGGGAAAATATCCAGTTGGTCAATAACAACCTCGTTATCCAACACATTTGTTCCAAGTTGATCCTGGCCTGTATAGCGCTGTATGAAATTTTCACCACGCACCCCAAGTATAGCTTTCAGATGTTTAACAGGGTTCAGCTCCCATGAAACAAAGGCAGCCGTATTGGCGTTATTGGCATCAAACTGGTTAGGATTTGTAGGAATAAACGGAGCCTCATAGGTTGTCCCTTTTACAGAAGAACCTCCCATCGGCCATAAGTTCTCCGGGCTAAAAATCTCATTGGGATCACCGGTAAGTTGAACGTTGCGGATATTAATGGCAAAATTCAAGATACTATACGATCTTTCTTTATAAGTATATGCGCCACCAAACATCAATTTTGATTTATTGCCCAGAACGCTCATTTCCTTCGTTATATTCAGAATGCCCGCCAGATTTGTTTCTTCAAGGTCGCGCCAGATTCGCTCAGG
This Lentimicrobiaceae bacterium DNA region includes the following protein-coding sequences:
- a CDS encoding toxin-antitoxin system YwqK family antitoxin is translated as MKKIAISILFLTLGAFAFAQNLEYQDGRYYKKGMLFTGQNIEYDENGKIQLEQNIKNGLVHGKMILYYPNGNIKELREYDEGKKTGKWNNWSEENVKTAEAGYENDLKNGDWFVWDNNGNLLYEMHYILGKRSGIWRKWDETGKLIMEREYE
- a CDS encoding carboxypeptidase-like regulatory domain-containing protein, with the protein product MKNTIKILAVTAFALLFSSLSFAEGHPTHLPVATATVSGTVQDINSGESLAGVAVSVEGTDLKVYTDLDGNFTINNLEPGTYNLILSMISYKNSLIENVELQANDKEEMDIKLDNK